A single genomic interval of Porphyromonas sp. oral taxon 275 harbors:
- the folB gene encoding dihydroneopterin aldolase: MQVDQMIIGLERMRFYAYHGVAPQEREVGNYFTLECRVEAEVSAAMQHDALSETISYAELYEVIAEEMAQPSLLLEHVVGRIAAALFDRFPRISTLELSLRKDNPPFPGQLDSASFSIRARR, translated from the coding sequence ATGCAAGTCGATCAGATGATCATTGGGCTGGAGCGTATGCGCTTCTACGCCTACCACGGCGTCGCCCCGCAGGAGCGCGAGGTGGGCAACTACTTCACCCTAGAGTGCCGCGTCGAGGCCGAGGTCTCGGCGGCGATGCAGCACGACGCCCTCAGCGAGACCATCAGCTACGCCGAGCTCTACGAGGTCATCGCCGAGGAGATGGCCCAGCCCTCGCTGCTGCTGGAGCATGTCGTGGGCAGGATCGCCGCGGCGCTCTTCGATCGCTTCCCGCGGATCAGTACCCTCGAGCTCTCGCTACGCAAGGATAATCCCCCCTTCCCGGGGCAGCTGGACTCGGCGAGCTTCTCCATACGGGCTCGCAGATAG
- a CDS encoding cob(I)yrinic acid a,c-diamide adenosyltransferase, translating into MARIVTKTGDRGTTGIFGGERVPKDNIRIEANGTLDELNAHLGLIRSYLALEDPRHSFIGQVQMQIMQAMSLVATRSERRAENPNNFDLAWLSALEEETARLMSELSENGFFILPGGTPLSAQMQLARTVARRAERRLWTLDREDPLPEGLIPWVNRMSDWLFVLAKWEMQQQNWPEERWQAFSYKRKKKPTHD; encoded by the coding sequence ATGGCACGAATAGTAACCAAAACTGGCGACCGAGGTACGACAGGTATCTTCGGTGGCGAACGCGTCCCTAAGGATAATATACGTATCGAGGCTAACGGCACCCTCGACGAACTCAATGCCCACCTCGGGCTCATACGCTCCTACCTCGCCCTCGAGGACCCCCGCCACAGCTTCATCGGCCAGGTGCAGATGCAGATCATGCAGGCGATGAGCCTCGTGGCGACACGCAGCGAGCGCCGCGCAGAGAACCCTAATAACTTCGACCTCGCTTGGCTCAGCGCCCTCGAGGAGGAGACCGCCCGCCTGATGAGCGAGCTCAGTGAGAACGGCTTCTTCATCCTCCCAGGCGGTACCCCCCTCTCAGCTCAGATGCAGCTGGCGCGTACCGTAGCGCGCCGCGCAGAGCGCCGCCTGTGGACGCTCGACCGAGAGGACCCGCTGCCCGAGGGGCTCATCCCCTGGGTCAATCGCATGAGTGACTGGCTCTTCGTCCTGGCCAAGTGGGAGATGCAGCAGCAGAACTGGCCCGAGGAGCGCTGGCAGGCCTTCAGCTACAAGCGTAAGAAGAAGCCCACCCATGACTAA
- a CDS encoding DNA/RNA non-specific endonuclease, protein MKTLRQLLGLLPLSLVLGGVLAGCTTERQDRPRDLAASAPHLSLASTRLRTKLLGSEASSFFAHLQSPAAWRLELQPESARSWVSLSQTTGEANPEGLGISVSTQSNTGAERTALLIVRAAGLADTLQLVQQAQTTQPGGTTGIHILGDPTLLELPALSKGAENYFVTHYAEGRVNYSLEYDTQLRHARWVAFSFDEQSSRKAVSRSGDDAWAWDPRIPAEFSTARLFRGSGYDRGHLVASEDRVSSREANRQTFYYSNMSPQIGAGFNQSYWSKIEELVRGWGRNSKLRDVLYVVKGGTIRPDQVESYKANNVLLIPKYYWVALLRQQGSSYHAIGLWVEHKKYSNSPAFRSLAISIEELEKRTGLNFFHRLPDGVETEVEHESPSSPAILSLWPGL, encoded by the coding sequence ATGAAGACGCTACGCCAGCTCCTGGGACTACTCCCCCTCAGCCTCGTGCTGGGGGGCGTACTCGCGGGCTGTACGACCGAGCGCCAGGATAGGCCTCGTGACCTCGCAGCCTCCGCTCCGCACCTCAGCCTCGCCTCCACGCGCCTACGCACCAAGCTCCTAGGGTCGGAGGCCTCCAGCTTCTTCGCCCATCTGCAGAGCCCCGCCGCCTGGCGCCTCGAGCTCCAGCCCGAGAGCGCCCGCAGCTGGGTGAGCCTCTCGCAGACTACGGGTGAGGCCAATCCTGAGGGCCTCGGGATCAGCGTCTCCACCCAGAGCAATACGGGGGCTGAGCGTACGGCCCTGCTCATCGTACGTGCCGCGGGGCTAGCCGACACGCTGCAGCTGGTGCAGCAGGCCCAGACGACGCAGCCCGGGGGCACGACGGGGATCCACATCCTCGGCGATCCCACCCTGCTGGAGCTCCCCGCGCTGAGCAAGGGCGCGGAGAACTACTTCGTCACCCACTACGCCGAGGGGAGGGTCAACTACTCCCTAGAGTACGACACCCAGCTACGCCACGCGCGCTGGGTCGCCTTCTCCTTCGACGAGCAGAGCTCCCGCAAGGCTGTGAGCCGCAGCGGGGATGACGCCTGGGCCTGGGACCCACGTATCCCGGCCGAATTCTCGACGGCACGCCTCTTCAGAGGCAGTGGCTACGACCGCGGCCACCTGGTGGCCTCGGAGGACCGAGTGTCCAGCCGTGAGGCCAACCGCCAGACCTTCTACTACTCCAATATGAGCCCGCAGATAGGCGCGGGCTTCAACCAAAGCTATTGGAGCAAGATCGAGGAGCTGGTACGAGGCTGGGGGCGCAATAGCAAGCTGCGGGATGTGCTCTATGTCGTCAAGGGGGGTACGATACGCCCCGACCAAGTAGAGTCCTACAAGGCCAATAATGTGCTGCTCATCCCCAAGTACTATTGGGTAGCACTGCTCCGCCAGCAGGGATCGAGCTACCACGCCATCGGCCTCTGGGTCGAGCACAAGAAGTACAGCAATAGCCCAGCCTTCCGCAGCCTCGCGATCTCGATCGAGGAGCTCGAGAAGCGTACGGGGCTCAACTTCTTCCACCGTCTGCCCGACGGCGTTGAGACGGAGGTCGAGCACGAGAGCCCCAGTTCGCCCGCCATCCTCAGCCTCTGGCCTGGTCTCTAG
- a CDS encoding DUF5689 domain-containing protein — protein sequence MTKHKYSRWTLLAAASLCLTLGITSCKDNDDAYTKPEYSITAPKAQNKTFAIPEAGGTASLQLTSNRSWKAVTTADWINISPSAGGAGSAEIKIQVLPNAGANRSAQVALQLGGKSELYTITQTGSGTSSETIKSDAQGLTAFIKKYDTGSEVTVSEDVSLKAALVSDIEANNLTNNRNIVLQAGPQGITVRLAKPANKAWKPGTVFVVKAKGGKVQRFNGGSLQLDLSAVTDASAVTASESLETVEPVQLSLSDIYSGKYDNILVAVDGVQFAATGKALNPNKPSGTRAPASYYHRLSDCVTELPQAVDGLSVAISGYAPEALRTQASPESNGRVVGILQINTLKTQTPAEQPKKTYNLWPRTAADLSGLTGKRCSESSTQPKPTPTPDPGQGTQQALSLKDFIAKYPASSTKHQITEDLSFEATLITQLSEGNSTALNLTLQSGDQGIIVRLGKDLPASLKAGTVYKVKAKGASIGLYNGSLQLEFAKDTGAEAVLEDTGRTQQIRPKRLTLAEVYAGTYDNILVELSGVQFSQHGKALNPNKPNNKGSIPSYFATRIEDCATSLPAGISGLSLAISGKASFKGETTSDKAGTIIGILSRSFRTTKTGEVKEFNLWPRSLSDIRFDAQRCTK from the coding sequence ATGACTAAGCATAAGTACAGTCGCTGGACGCTCCTCGCCGCAGCCAGCCTTTGCCTTACCCTTGGGATCACCTCCTGTAAGGACAACGACGACGCCTACACCAAGCCTGAGTACAGCATCACCGCTCCTAAGGCTCAGAACAAGACCTTCGCCATCCCCGAGGCTGGCGGCACGGCTAGCCTCCAGCTGACGAGCAATCGCTCCTGGAAGGCCGTCACCACCGCCGACTGGATCAACATCAGCCCCAGCGCAGGCGGCGCGGGCAGCGCAGAGATCAAGATCCAGGTGCTGCCCAATGCGGGCGCCAACCGCTCCGCTCAGGTCGCCCTACAGCTGGGCGGCAAGTCCGAGCTCTATACCATCACGCAGACGGGCAGCGGTACGAGCAGCGAGACCATCAAGTCCGATGCCCAGGGCCTCACCGCCTTCATCAAGAAGTACGACACGGGCAGCGAAGTCACCGTGAGCGAGGACGTGAGCCTCAAGGCTGCCCTCGTCTCGGACATCGAGGCCAACAATCTGACCAACAACCGCAACATCGTCCTGCAGGCAGGCCCCCAGGGCATCACGGTGCGCCTGGCCAAGCCAGCCAACAAGGCTTGGAAGCCTGGTACCGTCTTCGTCGTCAAGGCTAAGGGGGGTAAGGTGCAGCGCTTCAACGGCGGCTCGCTGCAGCTCGACCTCAGCGCCGTCACCGACGCCTCCGCAGTCACGGCCAGCGAGAGCCTCGAGACGGTCGAGCCCGTCCAGCTCAGCCTCTCCGATATCTACTCGGGCAAATATGACAACATCCTCGTAGCCGTGGATGGTGTACAGTTCGCCGCCACAGGCAAGGCGCTGAACCCTAATAAGCCCAGCGGCACGCGCGCCCCAGCCAGCTACTACCACCGCCTCAGCGACTGCGTCACCGAGCTACCTCAGGCAGTCGACGGGCTATCGGTCGCCATCTCGGGCTATGCCCCCGAGGCACTACGCACCCAGGCGAGCCCCGAGAGCAACGGCCGTGTCGTAGGCATCCTACAGATCAATACGCTCAAGACCCAGACGCCCGCCGAGCAGCCCAAGAAGACCTACAACCTCTGGCCCCGCACGGCAGCGGATCTCTCCGGGCTCACGGGCAAGCGCTGCAGCGAGTCGAGCACCCAGCCTAAGCCCACTCCTACGCCCGATCCTGGGCAGGGGACGCAGCAGGCGCTTAGCCTCAAGGACTTCATCGCCAAGTACCCCGCCTCCAGCACCAAGCACCAGATCACCGAGGACCTCAGCTTCGAGGCCACCCTCATCACCCAGCTCAGCGAGGGCAACAGCACGGCGCTGAACCTCACCCTGCAGAGTGGCGACCAGGGGATCATCGTACGCCTAGGGAAGGACCTCCCCGCGAGCCTCAAGGCTGGGACGGTATATAAGGTCAAGGCTAAGGGTGCGAGCATCGGCCTCTATAACGGCTCCCTACAGCTCGAGTTCGCCAAGGACACGGGCGCAGAGGCTGTCCTCGAGGACACAGGCCGCACACAGCAGATCCGCCCCAAGAGGCTGACGCTCGCCGAGGTCTATGCAGGCACCTACGACAACATCCTCGTAGAGCTCAGCGGCGTGCAGTTCAGCCAGCATGGCAAGGCGCTGAACCCCAACAAGCCCAACAATAAGGGCTCCATCCCCAGCTACTTCGCCACCCGCATCGAGGACTGCGCCACGAGCCTGCCCGCAGGCATCAGCGGTCTGAGCCTAGCCATCTCGGGTAAGGCCTCCTTCAAGGGTGAGACCACGAGCGACAAGGCAGGCACCATCATCGGTATCCTCAGCCGCTCCTTCCGCACGACCAAGACAGGCGAGGTCAAGGAGTTCAACCTCTGGCCTCGTAGCCTGAGCGACATCCGATTCGACGCTCAGCGCTGCACTAAGTAA
- a CDS encoding DUF5689 domain-containing protein: MTLHHLYSLPLMGLLLVGAVSCTKYNEPDPPSFATERSADELPRPTHTIAQLKELYTQGGLTLQRPIVVEAIVASDDTEGNVYRSCYIQDSTGGMELKFALGNLSTIYPQGARVRLLCQDLQLGAYGGQVGLGYRSTDARYETAFLPEKFVQQHLFIVGRSELQPRELSLSELSMSYAGTLVRVKDVQFAASELGQTYASPEQRASLAQVNRTLTDRTGAQLVVRTSSYARFAGKQLPKGSGSVTGILSYFRTTPQLIILREQDVQLTDARF, from the coding sequence ATGACGCTTCATCATCTATATAGCCTACCGCTCATGGGACTGCTCCTCGTGGGGGCTGTGAGCTGCACGAAGTATAACGAGCCCGACCCGCCCAGCTTCGCCACCGAGCGCAGCGCGGACGAGCTCCCACGCCCTACGCACACCATCGCGCAGCTCAAGGAGCTCTACACGCAGGGCGGACTGACCCTCCAGCGCCCCATCGTCGTCGAGGCTATCGTCGCCTCGGACGACACCGAGGGGAATGTCTACCGCAGCTGCTACATCCAGGACTCCACGGGCGGCATGGAGCTGAAGTTCGCCCTCGGCAACCTCAGCACCATCTATCCGCAGGGAGCCCGTGTACGCCTGCTGTGCCAGGACCTACAGCTCGGCGCCTATGGCGGGCAGGTAGGCCTCGGTTACCGCAGTACGGACGCGCGCTACGAGACGGCCTTCCTCCCCGAGAAGTTCGTCCAGCAGCATCTCTTCATCGTCGGACGCAGCGAGCTACAGCCTCGTGAGCTAAGCCTCTCCGAGCTCAGCATGAGCTATGCTGGGACACTGGTCCGGGTTAAGGACGTACAGTTCGCCGCCTCCGAGCTAGGGCAGACCTACGCCTCCCCCGAGCAGCGTGCTAGCCTAGCGCAGGTCAATCGTACGCTCACCGACCGCACGGGGGCGCAGCTCGTCGTACGCACCAGTAGCTATGCCCGCTTTGCTGGCAAGCAGCTGCCCAAGGGCTCGGGCTCGGTGACGGGCATCCTGAGCTACTTCCGCACCACGCCCCAGCTCATCATCCTCCGCGAGCAGGATGTCCAGCTTACCGACGCTCGCTTCTAG